aaatatatcagCCTTCTCTTGGTCATGGATAAAGCTTTTGTAAGTATAAAGATTAATACTTTTAGCCAACTTTGACCAGCATCCTCATTAAGAATTAACAATGTGATATAGAGTGATCAGAAGAGCTAATGTTTTAATATAGATAAAAGAATAGTGGAACAGAGTGAGATTACCAAGATAAAGACTCTGATTTCTTTGGTAAAGAGAACTCCCAGATGAGACTATTTATCAATGCAAATTGGTTTCTTCGCTCTTAATCTATGTAGTTTGAGACCTTCCCAAAGCTTTAATAGGTTAAGTGCCTTACCCAGGGTGCCACTGCTTGAACATCTCATAATTAATACTTGAATATGGATCTTTCCTGCTGCATAATCAGCTCTTTATTTGTTATAGGACATTACAGCCCCAGGAAATTATAGTACAGTACTACTCTGCCCTACTCAGAATATATCACAGAGGTTTGCATTCTCCCTTCCAAATCTAGGAAGGACATGGTCAAACTGAATAGATTATAGCAGAGAGCACTGAGGATGAGGAAGGGCCTGGAGTTTCTCCAATATAAGGATCAATTGAAAGAACTAGGGAGGCTTAAcctggagaagaaggaagaagaggcatGAGTACTATGGTGTAGAGACATTAGATTGGTCCAGCTTTGCCGGCCACAGAGAAGCAGCACCAGGAGCAGTGGATGCAAAAGGACCAAGTTAGGCTAGATGTCACCAAGTAGCTTAAAACAATTAGACTGCATAAATGCCATGGAATGCCCAAAGGATGATGGgatatctctctttttttggagGTCTCTAGTTAGatcttggataatttttttttctcaagtgcTTTGTAGGacgatttttctttatttttggatTGGGCTAGATGTCTCCAAAGTCCCATCTAATTGAGATTATATGATTCTGCAATGTTGCAATTATCCGTtgaaaataattatcattatttgagctattattaaaaatcatgTTGGTGGTTCTCtcctttggaaatataaaatcaaGTTTCTTGAAGTTTCAGCTTTCTGATACTAAAAGATCAAGTTTTAACTGTTTCCATCCTTCAAGAGAGCTGCAGAAATCAATCTCTGTAATGAGGAGCTTGGGAGTGGACAATATAGGCTAATTGATGTATTTTGCAATATGGAGAAGAATAATTACAATTCTTTCACCTTTGAGTTTTCAAACATATGAAAACATGTcctctttttaatattcttttataatattaaatattattacatatttataatattcctCATACAAAGAGGTTGAGCTAAAAGAGGCATTTACATTATTCTAATTCTCAGTTTGATAGATGAAAATAGTGATTTTTTGGAAGTTCAAATCTCATAAGATCAACAGTCCTAAGTATTAAAAATCACCTACAATTCTCCTCATTATTGTTTcattcatgatttttttgttattttatttttagtataatAAGTACAACGGAAATCAAACCTtaataagaaattttctttttgaagtgATCAACCTCCTCAATGTGGTGAGTATCCTTTTTCCCTGGGTAAGTTgtgtccatttggggttttgaaattttttgATAATTATCTGACCACAGAGGGAGAACCCAAGAAAATGTGTCTGTCTCAGTATCACCCATCCAgggaattttgaaataatttttcttgaaaaaaaaaaaaaggtgcagaAAACATTGTTCAGTTTTGCCTTAATATTTCAATGGTTACATCATTTAATATATCAACAAGTCTGGCAGTGTGATATACAATggtaataaatatgtaaaaaagaaagaaggaggagcagCTAGTTGTAGATAGATAGAGCACCCTGAAGTccaaagaacctgagttcaaatgtggcctcagacactcaagatttcctatctgtgtgaccctgggctagtcacttaaccccaattgccaaaaacaaaaacaacaacaaaaaacaaaaacaaaaacaaaaattgccaaaataaaaacaaacaaatgaataaatagataattaagcaaagaaaaacaaataaacaaataaataaataaagggaggAAACAAGGCTTGTGCCAAGCCCTTGTACTGAGGACTTcgatctcctttgatcctcaaaatatgcttttgatatttctatttcacagataagaaaattgaggtaaaaagaacttaagtgacttgcccaaaatcagagagataataaatgtctgaagttaaatttgaactctggtcttcctgactgcaggccagTACTCTACTGGACCACTTTTCTTCATTCAAATgaacagtccctactctcaatGGTCTTAATAGTGTGAGAACCACCCCTCTATAACCCATATACACCCACGACCACGAGTGTTACCCATTCAcctcattttattattcattacaatcattaataatgtattaaatatatgtttaatcaGTAATGATCTGCTCATTTACATAGCAATTTATGCTTTGCTAAACACTGTagattccttctctttcttaccTGATACCTACAGCAGGAGCTTTGGAGGCCAGCCATTTATCCAGGAGCATCACTCCCAAAATGTTCCATCTCTTCAAATGACTCTAGATGTACTAATGTGTATTATAAGTATCTCTCTCTTTACCCCCCACCCCTAGTAGAAGGTTTACTCTTAGAAGCAAGGTCTGGTGGTTGTTAtcgttttaatttatttttcttcctcttttgcctTTGTAACTCTGACACCCAAAACAGAGCTTTCTGGGTAGTTTTGTTCAATCAATCCAAAATTATATGTTACATCCCTACTGTGTGCCACAGCTATGCTAAGTTCTAGGGATGCAAACAAAATAATGTTTATTCTAatgggaaataaaagaaatagctaGACCAAAGATGCTGCGTGATTATAGGTAATAAATCCAAATCTAACCATTGGAGTTAAATACAACATAGCTTGGGAAGAAGGACACAAGCAGTGGGGGAAATCACACAAGCCTGCACATATAAGGTACTATCTGAGCTGTAtaatgaagggaaagagggagtacACTTCAGGAAGATGGATCAGCTAGAAGTCCAAAGACTTGAGTGTCCTgtgtaaagaacagaaaaaaacaaacaaacaaacaaacaaaaaaaaaacaagagcaaACAAACTAAGGATTTGGATGAAGgctggggagaaagagaaagatggacagcaaagagagagacaggcagagatgaagagaaattACTGGGATCTgcccaaaacaataacaaaagataaGAATCCAACAAGTCAATTCAACATTTTCAGCATCTCTGCCCACTTGGAGACAGGAAGTCAGTCATCCCATTAGAAGCTGAAGGCAACCTTCCCACAtaacctgactttttttttttttttttttttttttttagtgagacATATTGCCCATGACCTGTGGATGTCTAGATCTGTGGGAAGAAGTGAGGTACCCATAGTTCCCAGTTTTCCCCAACATTTTCAGTCTCAGAGATCATTGCTCTCTCCATAGATCTATAACACCTTGGATGTACATGTGGCTTTGGTGGGAATGGAGATCTGGTCAGACACCAATAAGGTCAGAGTGGATCCAGATATAGGGACCACCTACAGTGCATTCTTGAACTGGCACCGAAGCCGGAAGGGAAGGAAGCATAACCACGCTCAGCTGCTCAGGTGAGGACTGAATGTGTCAGGGCTGCTCAGTGACAGCAATCAGCCCCACCCCCACAGGACTTCTCTTCAGCTCTTCATAAAGCCCATTATTCTGACATTTGGTGTTCATCTCTGGGTGTACAAGATTGTGCAGTGTAAAGAATGGGGGAGAGATGTTACCTTCTTCAGATGTGGGACCCCAAGAAGCCTCAATCATGGGCATTAAAATGAATCCTGGGTCCTAATCTTCTAAGGTTACCATGACTCTTGATTTTGGGGCTCAAAGAGCTGGAAGGTCCTTAATATGGTTAGACCTTTAGGGATGCGGCAGGATTACGAAATCATAGATAAAGAGACTGAGTTACAGGGGGGTTCAGTGACTTTCTTAAAATTATGTTGGAAGTAATaaacagaggtaagatttgaacccaggtcccatGACTTCAGAGCTAATGCTCTTCCATTATACCCACATTGACTGATCAATTACCCCATCGGGACAGGGAGGAATAGGAGAAAACATATTGAATAAGGAGTTACGGAATCTGGTTTCCATTCTTACCTCTGATGATTGTTAGCTTTGTGATaattaagtcacttaaatttgcTTGATCTCAGCTGTTTTCTCCTCTTCcgcctttttcttcttctcatcctcatcctcatcctcatcctcatcctcatcatcatcctAGCTAGCATGTATATAGAATCTAGGTATCAGGGCACTGGGGCTTGTTTTAAagtcattatctcatttgatcctcataaaaccCCTCTgagtggatgctattattatctccatttggtAGATGAAACAAACAGAGGTATAAGTGACTTagcaagggtcacacagctagtactgTTTGAGGTTCAATTAAACTCAGGACTTCCGGATTCTAGACCAAGTGCTCGATTCACTGTGCCGTCTAGTTACAAGCTCATAGGGCCAGTACTGTATaggagcaaaaccagaagatacCAGAGATCTGGGCTCTGTGACTAACTGGGCTTTGTGCACATTATTTATCTTCTGTAAgactcagttttatcatctgtaaatttTAACTAAGTATATATACAACTTACAGCACTTGGCTTTTGGGTACAAAAAGCACTTGGTAAACCATAGAGTTTTCAGAAATAGGAGCAATTATTGATGAACCacatatatcttttatatctatattatatatctttccttcccaccctccttccttccttctttccttcctctctccctaattcctttcttccttcctctctcctttccttcctcctttcttccctttttcctttcttctttcctctctcctttcctttctccattcttcccttcttcctttcttctttctttctttccttccttccttccctccttcccttcctccctccctccttctttcccttcctccctccctcccttcttccttccttccctccttccttccctccttccttccttccttccttccttccaagaaggaagggaaatggaCTGAATGAACTCAATGACCTAATATCTTAGTAAAAAGTGGCAGATCTGTGATCTAACCTATCAGAGAAAGAGGTATGTAATAGAGCCCTAAAGGTGAGAACAGAAAAACAGTCCTTTTGAACATGAACATGAAATGGAGCCAGATATTTAGGCCTTTAGAGtgtcattattgttgttgctattattgctcttcttcttcctcctcttccttctactAATAAAGTGCGGtgcatatatttacattatatacatacatgtgtatgtaagtatgcatgtgtgtatatatttatatgtataaataaatactgtgtgtgtgcatgtacacatacatcttaaaaatcaacattttccATTTGGGAATACTTTTCCCTCTGTAAAACAGCTTCATGTTACCTTCATGCCCTAGAATCTATGTTCTTCTGCTCAAATAAGCTCTAAATATGTAAAAAGTCCAAGAATCAAGAATGATCATGTGCACATTTGTCTCTTTTTTACACAGTGGAATTGCCTTCAACAACAGACGTGTGGGATTTACGGCTCAAAACTCCATGTGTGATCCAAATTCTGTTGCAGTGATTGAGGTTTGTACAGGATGGGAATCCCAGTGGCTGTTTATTACATTCACTATCAGAGAAATGTTCTGCAAACAGTAgatgctcagtaaatatttgtggaaagaaggaaggaggaaaggaaggaaggaaatgagggaggaaggcagagaaagaggaaggagggaaggaaggagggagaaaggaaaaaagaaaaaacaaaggaaaagaagaggaaaggagggaagagaagtgaggatgaaagaagggggaaggaaagaaggaaagagaaaaggaagaaagatgccTTAGTATAAGCCTAAGGTTTGGAGTAGTTTAATGTAGGAGTGAGAGATAAAAGATTAGGCAAAAGGGGAGATCCTATCATTATTTCTTCAATAATGCATGAtaagtatattaaaaattataaaacaaaacaaggagTGAGTTGTTACTAGCCAGGATTATGGAATGTTTAATATAGAAGTAGCATTTCCTTTGGGATAGAAAAAGTCACACTTAAgatcactttaaaatttgcaaagtgatCAAGTCACAATAACTATACAAAGTAGGTGGTTCAAGTATTGAAAGTTCAGTTTATAGTGAAGGATACTGAGTCTCTAAACAGTTATGTCATTTATGACAAGTACCTGCAGCAGTATTTGAACCTAGATAACTTAATTTTAGCATCATATAGCCTTTCAAAGTCTTCCCCACAATGACTTTGCTGTTCTAAAACTTGGGTTCGGTTCAGCATCCATGACAGATACAGATCCAATCAAGCTGGGGCAGAAAGTTGACATCTGAGTTCTCTGGGACTCAGTCATCTGATCATCTTTGGATGATGTTGAAGAGAAGAGACCACTTGAATTTCGATTAATTTCAAAGCAGAATGATGAGATCCTATTGCCTAGCTTCTATTCCTCCCTTGACATCGGACTTAACAGATACTAAGTGATTATTTAATTGACTCAAATAGGGACAGCTTGGTAGAGGGAAGAGTATGGTGAGAAAATTGATGTTCACATCTAGTTTTGTCTTATTCCTTGGATTAACTCACACAATTAAGAATTAATAGATCTCTTCTTTTTTGTCTAGGCTTCACGTAAAACCAGTGTGTCACTAGTAGGAGTAATGTCTCATGAGTTGGGCCATGTCCTTGGGATGTCTGATGTGAATCATTCTACCAAATGCCCCTCTGGGAGCTGTGTGATGAACCAATACCTGACGTGAGTCAGCCTCACTACTtgacaaaggagagaaaaaacaatcAGTAAAGGGAGGTGTTGAtgcttgtatgtgtgtatgtgtgtttgtgtgtgtgtacatggatGGGCATGTACGACAATTACATCCCACTCTTCCCTTCTCTACCAGTCTCTCGTATCAGACAATGCCAGTCTTCTCTACAAAGAAGGATTTAGATAATAACCTGGGTGATCTTTAAGCTCTCTAAACTTTAAGTCTAGGATTCTAagatcattcatttattcattagttCATTCATTCTTCTACTCATTCATCAATCCACTCAAAAAGCATTTCCTAAATACTTCCTATGTACCAGACACCATGCTACACTTTgaagataaaaacataaaaatcaaacTCTGCTTGTCTTAAAGTAACTTACTTTTCTTGGGGTTGGGGTGGGGCAGTATGCCAGAGATATGGTAGAATGATGCATTCTAGTTTAGAGTTGCATGTAAAGATCTAGGTTGTTctgtatttttaacttttatcttAGACTTTTGATTTCATTGCTTTAAGGAACGCCCAAGAAATTCCCTTCCCTGATTCAGACTAATACCTGCTTCCAAAGCTTACGTTTTTAGAGAATTACCTGGAACCCTGAGAGATTGTGACTCAACCTATTCACACTATCTATTTatatcagaatttgaatttaggtcttatTGACTGGGAAGCAAATCCTCCAGCTATTGCTCTATGCTGCCTCTCAtataatatacaattattttattttatttttttacttttttaagattaattttataattataactttttttgacagtacatatgcatgggtaattttttacgacattatcccttgcactcacttctattctgaattttcccctccttccctccaccccctctcctagatggcaggtagtcccatacatgttaaacatgttatagtatatcctaggtacaatctatgtgtgcagaactgaatttcttgttgcacaagaagaattggattcagaaggtaaaaataacctgggaagaaaaacaaaaatgcaaacagtttacactcatttcccagtgttccttctctaggtgtagctaattctgtccatcattgatcaattggaactgaattagatcttctctgtcaaagatatccatttccatcagaatacatcctcatatagtattgttgttgaagtgtagaatgatctcctagttctgctcgtttcactcagcatcagttcatgtatgtcccCCCAactctctctctattcctcctgctgatcatttcttaaagagcaataatattccatcacattcatataccataatttacccaaccattctccaattgatggacatccattcattttccagtttctagccactatgaaaagagctgccacaaacattttggcacatacaggtccctttcccttctttagtatttctttgggatataagcccagtagtagcactgctgggtcaaagggtatgcacagttacaaagttattttaaagagagaaagatatgaATAAAAGGAATCTGGGGTTAGTTGGAGCAAGATAGACATTTTATGGAAGATGGAAGTTGTATTGAGTCTTTATAGAAGCTGAGgattcgggggcagctaggtggcgcagtggacagagcaccagccttgaattcaggaggtcctgagttcaaatctggtctcagacacttaacacttcctagctgtgtgaccctgggcaagtcacttaaccccagcctataAAGAAGAAGCTGAGGATCCTCAAAGTTGGAGGAAGTGCATCTCAGGCCTTTGGACCAGTCTGTAAAGTCAAGGGAATTTTATGCACTGGCTGAAACTAATGGCTGTAAATGTAAACTACTATTATCACTGTTACTACTGCTTAATCCCCCAGATCCTACTCCAATTTCATATTATACTTGTGAGGTATCCCTTGATTCTTGAAAGGTCTCTATGGATGGCTAGAGATTTATGATGATGGAATAGATATGATATCTCAGGTACCAACAGTATGGACAGAGAAATCAttcatttgagttcaaatcctccttttGGTTCTTTTTCAGTGGGCAAATTAATTAACCTCCCTAGACctaagtttctttatctataaaggaaggaggttggactagatactTATCAAGTCTTTTCCAGCTTTACACTAATCTCTTCCAGGTTACTCTGATCCTCTTATTtggactattattattgttactacaTTGACTAGTTTGGACAGATTGAAATCCCAAGAGGAATCTTGTCTCTTTGAGCCCATGAAGAACTCTTTGCCCACAAAGTTCAACATTTCAAGGGCTTTGTTTTCCATGACTAATCATGGCTGACCATTATACCCCAAAGTCAAGTGAGATACATCCTAAATGCccacttggctttttttttttcctcttttatttacaGATCTAAATTCCCAAAGGATTTCAGCGCAGCCTCCCGCAAAAAGTTTTACAATTACCTCTCATCTCGAAAACCAATGTGTCTTTTGCAAGCTCCAGCCCCAGAAGACATAATAACCAATCCAGTCTGTGGGAATAAACTCCAGGAAGTAGGGGAAGACTGTGACTGTGGGAAATCCAAGGtatctcccatttttttcctcccatttttcttaAGTTTAATTTGGCTCTGCAAAGGACTTTAATAATTATGTTGGGAAAGATGATGGCATTGAATTTCATTATAATATAAacctgagaatacaaagaaagcaaaaacaatgtTTTCATCAGcaatgagtttacattctaaagagggagaatatatacataattgtatatatatatattatatatatagtatacatagttttatatatacataatatatatattgtatacataattatatatatataatatataaattatgtacatGGAAGCTATATGATGGTATAAATGGAAGCTGATCTCAAAAGTAGTATAagtgaggagagggaaaagaagggaaagaaatgaggagaagaaaaagaaaaggcagggaagaagaggagaaggaggaaaagagaagagaggaaaggaaaagggaagaataggagaaaggagaggaagggaaggagagggaaggagaaagaaaagtgaggtaaggggaaggagaaatgaaggaagggaaaaagagggaaagagaaaaaagagagaaaaggaagggagagaggaaattgGAAAAGTTTCCTGTGTCTTATTTCagatgagtcttgaaggaaaccagagaaatCAGCAGATGTAGGTAAAGGAGAGCATTCTGGACATGGGGAATAGGCATTTCAAAGGCAAAGAGCTGAGAAATAGAATATCACTTAGAAGAAATGGTGATAAGCCCATGTAATGGGATCACAGAATTTTCATGGAGGTGAGTAAattataagaagactagaaaccTAGGCAGAGTCCTAGCTGTAAAGAAAGAAAGTCAAGGAAGATATATGagtaatatgattattattattttttttagtaaagcaTGAatggttcaaatcccacttgaTACTTAGCTACCTATGTTATCagttgggcctcagtttactttaTCAAATGACAGTGTTGAACTAGGTGAGCCCCAAGgtccttttcatctcttattttctaAGCTTATGGTTCTAGACATCCCACACAGAAGAATGAAGTCATTccgatgaagagaaagagaaataatccaATTTCTggtgtgtttgtgtatttgtcCAAGGAATGCACAAACTCTTGCTGCGATGCTAAGACGTGCAAATGGAAGCCCGGAGTCCCATGTGAAAGAGACACAACAAAGAGTGCAAGGTAAGACCATCTCCTTATTCACTCCCTCTTTCTTTAACTTTCTGCTGGTCAACAAGTTGTGGATGAAGTCAAAATGCCGTTctcatcctttcctttcttcaaggtCCAACTTGAATGCGGCCTTCTCTCAGACTCCTTCAAATGGAAGAAGCCGCTCTGTCCCAGAATACTTCCTAAACATTTTGCTCGGACCTGTGTCTTGTGTTCTCCTAGTTAGATATGGCCAGGTCTGAAACCACATGGCAGAAACGAGAACCCAGTAGACTTGGAATTGCAGGAAAAATGCGAGTTCACATTCCACCTCAGGCTTTtgcttactgtgtgatcctggaaaagtatCTTGACCTCTTCtgacctcagtcttctcatctgtaaagtagggataatcTTAAACAGccacctcacaggattattgtgagaatcaaaggagataatgatgaatataacCATGATGCTAATGTAAATCTTTGAGctaaagctgctataaatattagctctcactttctctttagtTTCTAAATTTCTGAAGCAAGATCTAAGCTCCTTgccctttgtatccccagaacccAATCCAGAGTCTGACTGATTTAtcagatatttgttgaattgaattgttagaTTAAGGACAGGTGGTAAGTTTTATTTAGCCTTCATTTTCCCAAGAATGATTTTATACATCTTAGGATCTTAATTAAATTCATTCAGAATGGACTGAATTGTAATGGAGGAGGACACTTTCTGTAATTGGTGCCATCATCTGCCAAACCACCAAGAGTCACAACTCTAGAGATAGTTTTGATTCTTCTTACTCTCTCATTTCCCATTTTCCAATCAATTTCCCAGTTTTTAGCATTCTATTCCATTGTTTGTATTCCTAGAACCATACCATCTTGTGCAAATCCTTAGATCAGTCAGTCAAGATGAATAGACCAGGAACTGAGCTAATTAAtggctggggataaaaagaaagacaaattgcaattcttgcccttaaggagcttgaGTTCTAAAGGGGAAGCAACATGCAAACAGCataagtgaaaatgctatatagataggataaatagaatcaagaaatcaagaaaataggatcaaaagagatcaggaaaaacttcctttgGGGGGTGGGGTTTTAGGTGAAAATTGGAGGCAGCCAGGAGGTGGAAGTGAGGAGGAAGAATGTTTCAGGTGTGAGCGATATCCTGTGCAGATATACAGAACTGAGGCATGTTTATGGAACAGCCCAAGGTCACTGAATAGAATAGAATGCaagaggaatggaaggaagaaaaagactggGAAAGTGTGTTGTGTTGGAGAAAGGGTGGAGAAAGGGTGGGGTCTAGGCTATGAAAACTCTGAATGCCAAAGTCCCATCTGGACTAATGCTATGGCTTCCTCACTGATGTCCTGCCCTCTAATCTTGGCtccctccaatccatccttcatgtTGCTGCTAGAATAATTCTCCCTAAGGTAACATCAGTTTATGGCACTCCTTGGCTTAAAACCTTTCAATGCTTCTCTATTGTTGATTGAATAAGCTTCAAAATCCTTAAAATGATGTTCAAGGCTTTCTAGAGTCTGGACTGACCTTACATTGGTGGCCTAGTCTCATCATACTCCCCTTCATTTTCTCAACAATCCAGGTAAACTATTCTACTTACTCTTCCAAGAATAAGTTGCAAAACTTCCTGAATTTCTGCCTTTGTCTATCCCATTTCCTCTATGGGAGAGGATAaatccttcttctcctcccccattTTTACCAGATGGAATGTTGCTCATCCCTTAAGGCTCAACTCAAATGAGTCATAAGGGAAACTTTCCTTGATTAGCCTTTTAAGGTGTaaaattactttcctttttgcttttctgtatTGACCTTCCAAAGGACATTGTTTATACTACCACTCTGCCTTTAGCACTCccaatttttaaatgcattttatatacattatgtgTCTCATTGCCCCCATCAAATCACAACCAAAATGCACACAATTAAATGAATACATTTGAAAGAAGGCGGAATTACACCATCTTCTCACATTATTCTTCCTACCTCACTCTATATTTCAAACATTGTTCTACTTAGTATTTTCTGTATATGGTGTCAtatggattattattatatttttgcatAAGCTCTGTCCCTTACCTGTCTACTCTTTTTCCTAAACTGCTTCTTGGAATCTCTAACTCCTCCTCAAGATGCAGCTCAAGAGCTAGTTCTTCCATGAGACTTTTCTTAATCCACCCAATTTTAAATGactttggatatattttgaaaCAAATCATCTCTGTCTATATTGTTTTTACCAccgatagaatgtaagctctcttgagggcaggaaccatttTTCGAAAAAAAATTTGTATCCCTCGAATCTAACACTGTAGCTAATATGTGGTAATACTTAATAAAAGCATGCTAAAAACAATATAATACTTCTGACTAATTATAAGTAATATTTGCATGATATGAATATGTTATTGTCTACTATAGCATCATGATACTTATCCatctttaattaaatttcttttattattattctaattgaATTTCCTTTAGGTCTAATTCTaagttttttaaatcttaaaactaAATATGAATGtttgttgttattactattaatcatattaataatttGAAACATCTGCACTTTTTTTAGTCCCTTAACTCCAGGTCTATTCACTACTTTATAGTAAATGACTTTGCCTCATAGTTCATTAAAAATGTGTGCTCCTCAAAATTCCTGCCTCTGGAACCCCAAATATTTCTGACTCTACCCatcttctctggcttctttttaattttcagagaatGAATTGTTCTGCCTCCTTGCCAAGGTAAATATGTACCTTTATTTGTGTCATTTATCTTCCATTTCCTCTGTGATTTCATGCCATTACTAATCCCATTGACTTATCCAACCAACAAAAACATATTAAACATTTGTGTTCTGCTAGGCATTAGGCCAGATACTaaagttacaggaagaaatatgtATCAGACTCTACTCTCAATGGGCTTAGTGAGGCAGTAGGTTGGCAATTAttgtagagggaaaaaaaatggaagcc
The DNA window shown above is from Sminthopsis crassicaudata isolate SCR6 chromosome 2, ASM4859323v1, whole genome shotgun sequence and carries:
- the ADAMDEC1 gene encoding ADAM DEC1 isoform X2; protein product: MSLGLLFSALGLVVLTQAMIINKPQEFKQYEVVYPHKLHVMQKRQIQENLTEPYDKEKEYESEVQYQITLNGENVIFQLHQNNDFLSPDYTETYYLSDGKKITTSPQITKHCYYQGHILNEEDSVASFSLCGGLRGFFKHHNQRYLIELLKDGDQQAHAVLKYEDLDPANQTCGIESSDQKHPLTRNTRAVSNPQNFLTSPKYISLLLVMDKAFYNKYNGNQTLIRNFLFEVINLLNVIYNTLDVHVALVGMEIWSDTNKVRVDPDIGTTYSAFLNWHRSRKGRKHNHAQLLSGIAFNNRRVGFTAQNSMCDPNSVAVIEASRKTSVSLVGVMSHELGHVLGMSDVNHSTKCPSGSCVMNQYLTSKFPKDFSAASRKKFYNYLSSRKPMCLLQAPAPEDIITNPVCGNKLQEVGEDCDCGKSKECTNSCCDAKTCKWKPGVPCERDTTKSARELSSDILIPIF
- the ADAMDEC1 gene encoding ADAM DEC1 isoform X4; protein product: MSLGLLFSALGLVVLTQAMIINKPQEFKQYEVVYPHKLHVMQKRQIQENLTEPYDKEKEYESEVQYQITLNGENVIFQLHQNNDFLSPDYTETYYLSDGKKITTSPQITKHCYYQGHILNEEDSVASFSLCGGLRGFFKHHNQRYLIELLKDGDQQAHAVLKYEDLDPANQTCGIESSDQKHPLTRNTRAVSNPQNFLTSPKYISLLLVMDKAFYNKYNGNQTLIRNFLFEVINLLNVIYNTLDVHVALVGMEIWSDTNKVRVDPDIGTTYSAFLNWHRSRKGRKHNHAQLLSGIAFNNRRVGFTAQNSMCDPNSVAVIEASRKTSVSLVGVMSHELGHVLGMSDVNHSTKCPSGSCVMNQYLTSKFPKDFSAASRKKFYNYLSSRKPMCLLQAPAPEDIITNPVCGNKLQEVGEDCDCGKSKECTNSCCDAKTCKWKPGVPCERDTTKSAR
- the ADAMDEC1 gene encoding ADAM DEC1 isoform X1 produces the protein MSLGLLFSALGLVVLTQAMIINKPQEFKQYEVVYPHKLHVMQKRQIQENLTEPYDKEKEYESEVQYQITLNGENVIFQLHQNNDFLSPDYTETYYLSDGKKITTSPQITKHCYYQGHILNEEDSVASFSLCGGLRGFFKHHNQRYLIELLKDGDQQAHAVLKYEDLDPANQTCGIESSDQKHPLTRNTRAVSNPQNFLTSPKYISLLLVMDKAFYNKYNGNQTLIRNFLFEVINLLNVIYNTLDVHVALVGMEIWSDTNKVRVDPDIGTTYSAFLNWHRSRKGRKHNHAQLLSGIAFNNRRVGFTAQNSMCDPNSVAVIEASRKTSVSLVGVMSHELGHVLGMSDVNHSTKCPSGSCVMNQYLTSKFPKDFSAASRKKFYNYLSSRKPMCLLQAPAPEDIITNPVCGNKLQEVGEDCDCGKSKECTNSCCDAKTCKWKPGVPCERDTTKSARSNLNAAFSQTPSNGRSRSVPEYFLNILLGPVSCVLLVRYGQV
- the ADAMDEC1 gene encoding ADAM DEC1 isoform X3, whose product is MSLGLLFSALGLVVLTQAMIINKPQEFKQYEVVYPHKLHVMQKRQIQENLTEPYDKEKEYESEVQYQITLNGENVIFQLHQNNDFLSPDYTETYYLSDGKKITTSPQITKHCYYQGHILNEEDSVASFSLCGGLRGFFKHHNQRYLIELLKDGDQQAHAVLKYEDLDPANQTCGIESSDQKHPLTRNTRAVSNPQNFLTSPKYISLLLVMDKAFYNKYNGNQTLIRNFLFEVINLLNVIYNTLDVHVALVGMEIWSDTNKVRVDPDIGTTYSAFLNWHRSRKGRKHNHAQLLSGIAFNNRRVGFTAQNSMCDPNSVAVIEASRKTSVSLVGVMSHELGHVLGMSDVNHSTKCPSGSCVMNQYLTSKFPKDFSAASRKKFYNYLSSRKPMCLLQAPAPEDIITNPVCGNKLQEVGEDCDCGKSKECTNSCCDAKTCKWKPGVPCERDTTKSARE